From Fibrobacter sp. UWB16, the proteins below share one genomic window:
- a CDS encoding fibrobacter succinogenes major paralogous domain-containing protein: protein MNYISSALVIALVASSASLAAPKAKKQELKDPRDKQKYRLVKIDDRTWMADNLNYKMPGSTCYREDDDNCMVYGRLYTWDAAKSACPAGFRLPTNEDFESLWKAAGGDFNAGYLIKANYGWSGETNGNDTLKFSAMPSGNMFDDGTYGNESKFAFFWSANTEANEASVWYLSSKSMGFSYMMKPKAFGFSVRCVQ, encoded by the coding sequence ATGAATTATATATCATCTGCTCTTGTAATAGCTCTCGTTGCGTCCAGCGCATCTCTTGCTGCCCCCAAAGCAAAAAAACAAGAACTCAAGGACCCGCGTGATAAGCAAAAGTACCGCCTTGTCAAAATTGATGACCGCACATGGATGGCGGACAACTTGAACTACAAAATGCCGGGCAGCACTTGCTATAGGGAAGATGACGATAATTGCATGGTCTATGGTCGCCTCTACACTTGGGATGCGGCAAAGTCTGCATGCCCTGCCGGTTTCCGCTTGCCGACAAACGAAGATTTCGAGAGCTTGTGGAAAGCCGCCGGTGGCGACTTCAATGCCGGCTATTTGATCAAGGCAAATTATGGATGGTCCGGCGAAACGAACGGAAACGATACGCTCAAGTTCAGCGCAATGCCATCCGGAAACATGTTTGATGATGGCACATACGGCAACGAAAGCAAGTTCGCGTTCTTCTGGAGCGCAAACACCGAAGCTAATGAAGCATCGGTGTGGTATCTTTCGTCAAAGTCGATGGGCTTTAGCTACATGATGAAGCCGAAAGCGTTCGGATTCTCAGTCCGCTGCGTGCAGTAA